A single window of Plasmodium malariae genome assembly, chromosome: 8 DNA harbors:
- the PmUG01_08030100 gene encoding conserved Plasmodium protein, unknown function gives MLRIAYFSLSFIILSFLFFSGHNALPNEEDKNKKAILLALLTNTFINNKEYKNGEDINIALENINNMKLHPTDNDKFDKFLDALFKHHNIYVTLDDHDKRIIHISGVLSEFYVDVDTLTEEKQKEYFNTFYEKGHTLINLILHSNLIHTKHDKDVNKENHKEETKPNHPDSPIPDEEPNLEKEPIPDDVSKGEVNHQLNYNNVYDSDIEVESNHEVEPNHEVEPNHAVEPNHAVEPNHAVEPNHAVEPNHATEPNHATEPNPENEPIPDDVSKGEVNHQLNYNNVYDSDIEVESNHEVEPNHEVEPNHAVEPNHAVEPNHATEPNHATEPNHATEPNHAVEPNHATEPNPENEPNPENEPIPDDVSKGEVNHQLNYNNVYDSDIEVEPNHAAEPNPENEPIPDDVSKGEVNHQLNYNNVYGSDHEDETNHETEFKQEETHNYEYEAKQEDEHKEHYEHSHTNEPEKEVAHSYEAEHKKEDKPMQENEENYQYGDDQEYDEEEFKNKNVEYIQKKLKNLLAMKSIKLNNNSNGEFKVNFYTNYVNYINQPPSNSGSNHQEKYEYTEINQESKKKKKKSDKMDYNSYFVKEVPTVVGEDEGEGDDIVNTNDIKQVNENLYNTNKAYDHMYNKKIEGMEEKANKYYPYDDSSEYADNARYLKKGNELNKEGNNYYYYDDGKTQHRRSNEYEQDRGNINGMKMSNKKPGKSEAKASHFPYTYYNPYYMYSLNSTGSPKYNSNSKYNNGYTNGHNNEYNYEYSNKYNDKYNDKYNNKYSNKYSNKYNNEYNNEYNNEYNNEYNNKYNNEYNNKYNNKYNNEYNNKYNNEYNNKYNNKYNNKYSDKYSDRYKKYNNNYYNNYNKKQNKKSLYDFMLQKKALEKEHMLKNNYENQESNTKKNKIGLFLDTLTELARYIESTINKNKINASKMKNNQLGDNKHDAIQQSKKRPIHKRKEMKSRKMKTKTDLVDEKEKEKIQDTMFVKIGQNGTIGLLNFFDFREGLLKNNFKDLIYVMEYLNVFNITETIMFIQKFTESICASYCMGITNVLELSNNDMLLYEKMRLIFNNQGMTVVTKNSEYEFNDAEFEKFLLLLNLNKYTIPLNCPCKFYTNNIISYYIQYNSGLKGNFYQLKKSQFTEKFSPSYLLDKLIVLQDKLNYIRKHGKLEVNKRAVKNEDDDDDDFHENVYYHKQRYIPTIRTLNVENNSNTTDNTVNNFTYPDMDLLIVYYNSPLVNFKNLTDVKNILIEEVNSKIFYINSFRIGNQFFPTYSNLGKDDHDLEILEEVNASKINAPSRNSGKSTSKSTTSNQNNGKHVSHLGCFTLPNVKSLDKHNNKQNEDNFLSSPIKVQGDCEWVPLKSPQNYEDFYNEKKRNTGLFEKSEESNNENKLSDDLNLKYNFFENGDIDNKKEEDLYAKNIHANDTSETDSLPLNGKTKKKYHSNKSNISSNSNSNNIGNNDSNVKKSIKAKYLIYFFKNIHVWKTQVYCQNMNYINNLLENINYDEDIIFQENLEEDIVYVYFTSKLGVKYDIDVNYFIFLLQKISLIMYVEDLCGIFQLDDVKQNQKLDRHLENTTNTQNFIEKHIIFFYEQYSNKNKYAKQLSNISTSTFFSSKKDIILNTESYNNIIFNEKDIYDVMFIYMEDVLTEKMVIDTWLTPYGFMLYKPNNDSGNNDNIKLSISKNENITKHSRNSIDKYLFYEYKKISNNILQYYDDLNSKIPQFKDNLKEYKLVIYNDNPSMTNIVLTTTINVLNVALLQSILEVVLEIKANQQFFSYNGKFISLNTFIILDEGINYLFFNYIPNENHPALSNTGYA, from the coding sequence ATGCTACGAATTgcttatttttctctttcctttattattctgtcctttttatttttttctggtCATAATGCATTACCGAATGAGGaagacaaaaataaaaaagctaTACTGTTAGCTTTATTAACTAATACGTTTATcaataataaagaatataaaaatggagaagatataaatattgcattagaaaatataaataatatgaaattacACCCAACtgataatgataaatttGATAAATTTTTGGATGCACTCTTTAAAcatcataatatttatgtaactTTGGACGATCAcgataaaagaataatacaTATCTCGGGGGTGTTAAGTGAATTTTATGTTGATGTAGATACATTAACtgaggaaaaacaaaaagaatacTTTAACactttttatgaaaaagGACATACCTtgattaatttaatattacacAGTAATTTAATACACACTAAACATGACAAAGATGTGAATAAAGAAAATCATAAAGAAGAAACAAAACCAAATCACCCGGACAGTCCAATACCTGATGAAGAGCCTAATCTTGAGAAGGAACCTATACCTGATGACGTTTCTAAGGGTGAAGTAAATCATCAgcttaattataataatgtgtATGATAGCGATATCGAGGTTGAGTCAAATCATGAGGTTGAGCCAAATCATGAGGTTGAGCCAAATCATGCGGTTGAGCCAAATCATGCGGTTGAGCCAAATCATGCGGTTGAGCCAAATCATGCGGTTGAGCCAAATCATGCTACTGAACCAAATCATGCGACTGAGCCTAATCCTGAGAATGAACCTATACCTGATGACGTTTCTAAGGGTGAAGTAAATCATCAgcttaattataataatgtgtATGATAGCGATATCGAGGTTGAGTCAAATCATGAGGTTGAGCCAAATCATGAGGTTGAGCCAAATCATGCGGTTGAGCCAAATCATGCGGTTGAGCCAAATCATGCTACTGAACCAAATCATGCGACTGAACCAAATCATGCGACTGAGCCAAATCATGCGGTTGAGCCAAATCATGCGACTGAGCCTAATCCTGAGAATGAACCTAATCCTGAGAATGAACCTATACCTGATGACGTTTCTAAGGGTGAAGTAAATCATCAgcttaattataataatgtgtATGATAGCGATATCGAGGTTGAGCCAAATCATGCGGCTGAGCCTAATCCTGAGAATGAACCTATACCTGATGACGTTTCTAAGGGTGAAGTAAATCATCAgcttaattataataatgtgtATGGTAGCGATCATGAGGATGAGACAAATCATGAGACCGAGTTCAAACAAGAAGAGACTCACAATTATGAGTATGAGGCCAAGCAAGAGGATGAACATAAGGAACATTATGAACACAGTCATACGAATGAACCCGAAAAAGAAGTCGCACACAGTTATGAGGCCGAGCACAAAAAAGAAGACAAGCCCATGCAAGAGAATGAAGAGAACTACCAATATGGAGACGATCAAGAATATGATGAAGAAGAATTTAAGAATAAGAATGttgaatatatacaaaagaaattaaaaaatttgcttGCGATGAAaagtattaaattaaataataactcAAATGGAGAATTTAAAGTTAATTTTTACACAAATTATGTGAATTATATCAACCAGCCCCCCTCAAACAGTGGATCTAATCATCAGGagaaatatgaatatactgAAATAAATCAAGagagtaaaaagaaaaaaaaaaaaagcgacAAAATGGATTATAACAGTTATTTTGTTAAGGAAGTGCCCACTGTAGTAGGTGAAGATGAGGGAGAAGGGGATGATATTGTGAATACAAATGATATTAAACAGGtgaatgaaaatttatataatacaaataaagcATATGatcatatgtataataaaaagattgAAGGGATGGAAGAAAAAgctaataaatattatccGTATGATGACTCAAGTGAATACGCAGACAACGCAAgatatttgaaaaaagggAATGAGCTGAACAAAGAAGGtaacaattattattattatgatgatGGAAAAACTCAACATCGTAGGAGTAACGAGTACGAGCAAGATAGAGGAAATATAAATGGGATGAAAATGAGTAATAAAAAACCCGGAAAAAGCGAGGCGAAGGCTTCACATTTTCCGTACACTTACTACAAtccatattatatgtatagtCTGAATAGCACCGGATCCccaaaatataatagtaatagtaaataCAATAATGGGTACACTAATGGGCACAATAATGAATACAACTATGAATACAGCAATAAATACAACGACAAATACAACGACAAATACAACAACAAATACAGTAATAAATACAgtaataaatacaataatgAATACAATAATGAATACAATAATGAATACAATAATgaatacaataataaatacaataacgaatacaataataaatacaataataaatacaataacgaatacaataataaatacaataacGAATACAACAATAAATACAACAATAAATACAACAATAAATACAGCGATAAATACAGCGAtagatacaaaaaatataataataattattataataattataataaaaagcaaaacaaAAAGAGCCTGTACGATTTCATGCTTCAGAAGAAGGCTTTAGAAAAAGAACATATGctaaaaaacaattatgaAAACCAAGAGagtaatacaaaaaaaaataaaataggatTATTCTTGGATACACTAACAGAACTTGCTCGTTACATAGAGTCAACTATTaacaagaataaaataaatgcaagcaaaatgaaaaataatcaaTTGGGCGATAATAAACATGATGCTATACAACAGAGTAAAAAACGACCTatacataaaagaaaagaaatgaaaagtaggaaaatgaaaacaaaaactGATTTGGtagatgaaaaagaaaaagaaaaaattcaaGATACTATGTTTGTTAAAATTGGTCAGAATGGTACAATTGggcttttaaattttttcgaTTTTAGAGAAGGTCTTTTAAAGAACAATTTTAAAGacttaatatatgtaatggaatatttaaatgtatttaatattactGAAACTATTATGTTTATACAAAAGTTTACTGAGAGTATTTGTGCATCTTACTGTATGGGTATAACAAATGTTTTAGAATTGTCAAATAATGATATGTTGTTATACGAAAAAATGagattaatttttaacaatCAAGGTATGACAGTAGTAACAAAAAATTCTGAATATGAATTTAATGATGcagaatttgaaaaatttttacttttattaaatttaaataaatatactataCCTTTAAACTGTCCTTGCAAGTTTTATACTAACAATATTATTAGCTATTACATACAATATAATTCAGGTTTAAAGGGGAATTTTTATCAATTGAAAAAATCACAATTTACAGAAAAGTTCTCTCCTTCTTATCTATTAGATAAATTAATTGTTCTACAAGATAAATTGAATTATATTAGAAAACATGGAAAACTAGAAGTAAATAAAAGAGCagttaaaaatgaagatgaCGATGATGATGATTTTCATGAAAATGTGTATTATCACAAGCAACGATATATTCCTACTATAAGAACATTAAATGtagaaaataatagtaatactaCGGATAATACTGTAAACAATTTTACATATCCAGACATGGACTTATTAATTGTATACTACAATTCACCAttagtaaattttaaaaatttaacggatgtaaaaaatattcttattgaAGAAGTcaattcaaaaatattttatatcaacTCTTTTCGAATAGGTAACCAATTTTTCCCAACCTACAGCAACTTAGGAAAAGATGACCACGATCTAGAAATCTTAGAAGAAGTAAATGCTTCTAAAATTAATGCACCTAGTAGGAATAGCGGTAAATCTACCTCTAAATCTACCACTTCTAATCAAAATAATGGTAAACATGTATCCCACTTAGGATGTTTTACCTTACCAAACGTAAAGTCATTGGATAAACACAATAACAAACAAAACGAGGACAACTTTTTATCTTCCCCTATTAAAGTACAAGGGGATTGTGAATGGGTTCCTTTAAAAAGTCCACAAAATTATGAagatttttataatgaaaagaaacGAAATACGGGTTTATTTGAAAAGAGTGAAGAAAGTaacaatgaaaataaattaagtgatgatttaaatttaaaatataacttttttgaaaatggagatatagataataaaaaagaagaagattTGTAcgcaaaaaatatacatgctAATGATACTAGTGAAACGGACTCGTTACCACTAAATGGTAAAACAAAGAAGAAATATCATAGCAACAAAAGCAACATCAGTAGTAACAGCAATAGTAACAACATTGGTAATAACGATAGCAATGTGAAAAAGAGTATAAAGGCAAAAtatctaatttatttttttaaaaatatacatgtgtgGAAAACCCAAGTGTACTGTCAAAATATGAACTATATCAATAATTTACTGGAAAACATAAACTATGATGAAGATATTATATTCCAGGAAAATTTAGAAGAGGATATTGTCTATGTTTATTTTACCAGCAAATTAGGAGTAAAATATGATATTgatgttaattattttatatttttattacaaaaaatatccTTAATAATGTATGTAGAAGATTTATGTGGTATTTTCCAATTAGATGATGTTAAACAAAATCAAAAATTAGACAGACATTTAGAGAATACTACAAATACacaaaattttatagaaaaacatattatatttttttatgaacaatattctaataaaaataaatatgcaaaacAGTTATCTAACATTTCTACCTCtactttcttttcttctaaaaaagatataattttGAATACAGAAtcgtataataatattatttttaatgaaaaggaTATTTACGAtgttatgtttatttatatggaAGATGTGTTGACAGAAAAAATGGTTATTGATACTTGGCTTACGCCATATGGTTTCATGTTATATAAACCAAATAATGATAGCggtaataatgataatatcaAATTGTCAATatctaaaaatgaaaatataactaAACATTCAAGAAACTCtatagataaatatttattttatgaatataaaaaaataagcaataacattttacaatattatgATGATTTGAATTCTAAAATTCCTCAATTTAAAGATAAcctaaaagaatataaattagtcatatataatgataatcCATCTATGACAAATATTGTTCTTACAACAACTATAAACGTATTAAATGTTGCCCTATTGCAAAGTATATTAGAAGTAGTATTAGAAATCAAAGCAAATCAACAATTCTTTTCCTACAATggtaaatttatatcattaaataCATTCATCATCTTAGACGAGGGTATAAATTATCTCTTCTTTAACTACATCCCTAATGAAAATCACCCTGCGTTAAGTAATACCGGATATGCCTGA
- the HAP2 gene encoding male gamete fusion factor HAP2, putative — protein MKHKSKRLKVKHIFKFLTVLLRYITLKNYKLNDNGQEISFIQLAHAFSKKKVCTSSSDDSTCRMVAFGELDVSNNSVVRLKILRPDGKGYFLTMRRDYVTISYYLKYIKDIPFQYREVVDVFNNHVYKTYTEREIKLFTYRCNVRRIEDINRTVGNFPPHFLEYMRGESCACQSYNLFKDNNAIKRSKLKCIYFNMLFSESATVYSRHCAIMDLSHYSVYDIDYPPIFNTYVDITLQEYSYDDVSSVLNKKHDLVTKEKKYELNDTITEIRDDYFDIWLLLRSEFHGKRTLVNLSNDYILIPSSPIDDVDVIDSDITRNCGLEKDSSLLKGCDYLGICNVIHPCLRKALMLPKYLFDLSGKTCNKLGVSLNKWREADGNFCASTAGYCISANLQKYYDEHKEAMNRNKVSKYKIKNIYASEPQTKIYNAANLPDYLKEKITPDKKVDVNDIENKVFYNENAAIHSHFIDYKYNGNHSVEIKFETNALEVYEIRPISNATITHITTPKDCSSSQTNSKECALIVHVWNNSNNISSNFSCQVICTDKDTGKIASHINPISPVRAYIDANKNYAFYFIIKFLINKQIKTKCNAIVKDANGKECSKKEFELTSKEVIKIVEEIVQPEKALQPSVTKYESDAIDPDDSAKHTCKCSLDLLCYALNFKKCTAYYTNLIKEIIGKFATIVILIILAPSLIPLLPFFIKFFFICLTFSVKIYHSLLTTIGNIKKKKKKKKIHTSENKYQRNIGENISASASASSSSLIETSSVSSNSQERVTKNSSVHTNKLTTHTGHTQTRKIGKKKNIKGTSDLGKYNGTSLESSVTYSSQSTTSVDLSSCENYRISRKHSFSSRKKTYSTNRK, from the exons ATGAAGCATAAAAGCAAGAGGTTAAAAGTTAAacacatatttaaatttctCACTGTGCTTTTACGTTATAtcactttaaaaaattacaaattaaaTGACAATGGACAGGAAATTTCGTTCATTCAGTTAGCACATGCCTtctctaaaaaaaaagtgtgcACGTCTTCATCCGACGACTCAACATGCCGTATGGTCGCATTTGGTGAACTAGATGTTTCTAACAATTCA GTGGTAAGATTGAAGATACTAAGACCGGACGGAAAAGGATATTTTTTAACCATGCGAAGAGACTACGTAACAATATCGTACTacctaaaatatataaaggatATACCTTTTCAATATAGAGAAGTGGTAGATGTATTTAATAATcatgtatataaaacatatacagAAAGGGAGATCAAGTTATTTACGTACAGATGTAATGTTCGAAGAATTGAAGATATTAATAGGACAGTTGGTAATTTCCCCCCTCATTTTCTTGAATATATGAGAGGGGAATCATGTGCATGTCAATCGTACAATCTTTTTAAGGATAATAATGCTATAAAAAGATCTAAattaaaatgcatatatttcaATATGTTGTTTTCTGAATCAGCTACAGTATATAGTAGGCACTGTGCTATAATGGACTTGTCTCATTATTCTGTTTATGATATTGATTACCCTcctatttttaatacatatgttGATATAACATTACAGGAGTATTCTTATGATGATGTATCTAGtgttttaaataagaaaCATGATTTAGTtactaaagaaaaaaagtacgAGTTAAATGATACTATAACAGAAATTCGGGATGATTATTTCGATATATGGTTACTTTTAAGGAGCGAATTTCATGGAAAGAGGACTCTAGTTAATTTATCGAATGACTATATATTGATTCCATCATCACCTATAGATGATGTAGATGTAATAGATAGCGATATTACAAGAAATTGTGGTTTAGAAAAAGATTCATCTCTTTTAAAAGGCTGTGATTACTTAGGAATATGTAACGTTATACATCCTTGTTTAAGAAAAGCATTGATGCTACCAAAATATCTTTTTGATTTAAGTGGAAAGACATGTAATAAATTAGGTGTATCTTTGAACAAATGGAGAGAAGCAGATGGCAATTTTTGTGCCTCTACTGCTGGGTATTGTATATCAGCAAATctgcaaaaatattatgatgaACATAAGGAAGCTATGAATAGAAATAAGGTTtcgaaatataaaattaaaaatatatatgcttcaGAACCTCAGACGAAAATTTACAATGCTGCTAACTTACCAGATTatctaaaagaaaaaattactcCTGATAAAAAGGTAGACGTAAATGATATAGAAAACAaagttttttataatgaGAATGCAGCTATACATAGCCATTTTATTGATTACAAATATAATGGGAATCATTCTGTAGAAATTAAATTTGAAACCAATGCTTTAGAAGTTTATGAAATAAGACCCATATCAAATGCAACCATTACACATATCACAACACCTAAGGACTGTTCATCTAGTCAAACAAATTCAAAAGAATGTGCACTTATTGTTCATGTTTggaataatagtaataatatttcttctaaCTTTTCTTGTCAGGTTATATGCACAGATAAAGATACTGGAAAAATAGCTAGCCATATTAACCCTATTAGTCCTGTACGTGCATATATTGAcgcaaataaaaattatgctttttatttcattattaagtttttaataaataaacaaataaaaactaAATGTAATGCAATTGTAAAGGATGCAAATGGAAAGGAATGTTCTAAAAAGGAATTCGAATTAACATCAAAAGAAGTGATCAAAATTGTTGAAGAGATTGTACAACCAGAAAAAGCATTACAGCCTTCTGTAACAAAATATGAAAGTGATGCTATTGATCCAGATGATTCTGCCAAACATACATGCAAATGTTCACTTGATTTATTATGCTATGctcttaattttaaaaaatgcactgcttattatacaaatttaattaaagaaataataggGAAATTTGCTACAATAGTTATCTTAATTATTCTTGCACCATCCTTAATACCCCTCTTGccattttttatcaaattttttttcatttgtttgaCCTTTTcagttaaaatatatcactCTTTACTAACTACTAtaggaaatataaaaaaaaaaaaaaaaaaaaaaaaaattcacacgtccgaaaataaatatcaaaGGAACATAGGGGAAAATATTTCTGCTTCAGCATCTgcttcttcctcttccttAATCGAGACAAGCAGTGTTTCTTCTAATTCTCAAGAAAGGGTAACAAAAAATTCTTCCgtacatacaaataaattaactaCGCATACAGGGCATACACAAACAAGGAAAATaggtaaaaagaaaaatatcaaaGGAACTAGCGATTTGGGGAAATATAATGGTACTTCATTAGAGAGCTCAGTAACATATTCAAGCCAATCTACTACCTCAGTTGATTTAAGTTCATGCGAGAATTATCGTATTTCGCGTAAGCACAGTTTTTCATCaaggaaaaaaacatatagCACAAAtcgtaaatga